One segment of Macrotis lagotis isolate mMagLag1 chromosome 1, bilby.v1.9.chrom.fasta, whole genome shotgun sequence DNA contains the following:
- the LOC141508499 gene encoding C-signal-like yields the protein MCLPSPGTSTAERASSESQSPAVGDVLSTLDIICEDSIKKAVEETEALVGEQGLNCLINNAAINRIATLDSVTAQDMLTIYETNAVAPLMVSKAFLPLLRKAACQDNVMGIHRAAIINMSSQSASIQLFFQNKKSQEVYPYRIAKTALNMITCCLAADLMSDGILCISLHPGWVQTDMGGSKAPLQVKETIPGILNVLANLTEKDHGAFLNWKGEVVPW from the exons ATGTGTCTTCCTTCCCCAGGAACTTCAACAGCTGAAAGAGCATCATCAGAATCTCAGAGTCCTGCAGTTGG TGATGTCCTCTCTACCCTAGACATCATATGTGAAGACAGCATCAAGAAggcagtagaggaaactgaggccctggtGGGAGAACAGGGTCTTAACTGTCTCATCAACAACGCGGCCATCAACAGGATCGCCACCCTGGACAGCGTCACAGCCCAGGACATGCTGACCATCTATGAAACCAATGCGGTGGCTCCGCTCATGGTCAGCAAG GCATTTCTCCCTCTCCTGAGGAAGGCTGCATGCCAAGATAATGTCATGGGCATCCACCGGGCCGCTATCATCAATATGTCATCTCAAAGTGCCTCGATACAGCTCTTCTTTCAGAACAAGAAATCTCAGGAAGTGTACCCCTACAGGATAGCCAAG ACGGCCCTCAATATGATCACCTGTTGCTTAGCAGCTGACCTGATGTCAGATGGAATCCTTTGCATCTCCCTACATCCAGGCTGGGTCCAGACGGACATGGGGGGGAGCAAG GCTCCTCTGCAAGTAAAGGAGACTATCCCAGGGATTCTCAATGTCTTGGCCAACCTCACAGAAAAGGATCATGGGGCTTTCCTGAACTGGAAAGGAGAGGTGGTCCCCTGGTAG
- the AURKAIP1 gene encoding small ribosomal subunit protein mS38 — protein MLLARVAARLSGALPGAGRRLSRPDSVVPPLVSVATRCCYSTQPAGRSGPAPQPRPQRDPELEEMLVPRKMSISPLESWLTVRYLLPKPETPIAGPRPRTVSLTLIYDCPPSEAKDGEDLGEEGTRQVPAMHCKNVLKIRRRKMNHHKYRKLVKRTRFLRRKVREGRRKRKQIRFEKDLKRLWKKAGLKQAPEGWQPPKIYVKVT, from the exons ATGCTCCTGGCGCGCGTGGCCGCCCGGCTGAGCGGGGCCCTGCCCGGGGCGG GCCGACGTTTGTCTAGGCCAGACTCCGTGGTGCCCCCTCTGGTCTCTGTGGCCACACGTTGCTGTTACAGCACCCAGCCAGCCGGTAGGAGTGGACCGGCCCCGCAGCCTCGGCCACAAAGAGATCCAGAGCTGGAGGAGATGCTGGTTCCCAGGAAGATGTCCATCAGCCCTCTGGAGAGTTGGCTCACCGTTCGATACTTGCTCCCCAAGCCTGAGACCCCCATCGCTGGCCCCAGGCCCAGGACAGTGAGCCTGACCTTGATCTATGACTGTCCCCCAAGTGAGGCCAAGGATGGAGAGGACCTGGGGGAAGAAGGCACCCGGCAGGTCCCTGCCATGCACTGCAAGAATGTGCTGAAGATCCGCCGCCGAAAGATGAACCACCACAAATATCGTAAGCTGGTGAAGAGGACCCGGTTCTTGCGGCGGAAGGTccgagaagggagaaggaagcgGAAACAG ATCAGGTTTGAGAAGGACCTGAAACGTTTGTGGAAGAAAGCAGGCTTGAAGCAGGCCCCTGAAGGCTGGCAGCCCCCCAAGATCTATGTGAAAGTCACCTGA